One genomic region from Anopheles bellator chromosome 2, idAnoBellAS_SP24_06.2, whole genome shotgun sequence encodes:
- the LOC131209451 gene encoding uncharacterized protein LOC131209451, whose product MFATKQETDTMLLLNGWIGVLLGFLSASEILGLRLKTVRIPTYKFRSESALLECHYELNGQRKGHGSLDAANRRHHGYQSDYLSEPFEEEEKLYSIKWYKDNEEFYRYVPSASQPIKSYKIEGIRVDPNHSDGTKVLLRGLTLKSSGVYRCEISAEAPSFDSVQGEGRMDVIYVPKDGPHISDGERKSYQIGETMELNCTSGRSYPASTLQWYLNDLLVTDPNNVIHYPPVHNQHGLITTFLGLSMVVNHRHYIDGTMRIKCVASLSPVLWRGGQESIVQWEQPAIDNRVAMLLVKSNATVRSRHFLVPIISLLLYAFQPIFACIV is encoded by the exons ATGTTTGCaacgaaacaggaaacagACACAATGCTGCTACTGAACGGTTGGATAGGAGTCCTCCTAGGTTTTCTCTCAGCCTCAG AAATACTTGGACTGAGGCTCAAAACGGTCCGTATCCCGACGTACAAATTTCGCAGCGAATCGGCGCTGCTCGAATGCCACTACGAGCTGAACGGTCAGCGCAAGGGCCACGGGTCGCTCGATGCTGCCAACCGGCGGCACCACGGCTACCAGAGCGACTACCTTAGTGAACCGTTCGAGGAGGAAGAGAAGCTGTACTCCATCAAGTGGTACAAAGACAACGAAGAGTTCTACCGTTACGTGCCGTCGGCTTCGCAGCCGATCAAGAGCTACAAAATCGAGGGCATCCGGGTGGACCCAAACCACTCGGATGGTACCAAGGTGCTACTGCGGGGGTTAACCCTCAAGTCGTCCGGTGTCTATCGGTGCGAAATCTCGGCCGAAGCGCCCAGTTTCGATTCGGTGCAGGGCGAAGGCCGCATGGACGTGATAT ACGTCCCCAAGGACGGGCCGCACATAAGCGATGGTGAACGGAAAAGTTACCAAATCGGAGAAACCATGGAGCTGAACTGCACTTCCGGCCGCTCCTATCCCGCCTCTACGCTCCAGTGGTACCTCAACGACCTGCTAGTGACGGACCCGAATAACGTCATCCATTACCCACCAGTACACAACCAGCACGGGCTAATCACCACCTTCCTCGGGCTCAGCATGGTCGTTAACCACCGACACTACATCGACGGCACGATGCGTATCAAATGCGTCGCCAGCTTATCGCCTGTCCTGTGGAGGGGCGGCCAGGAGAGCATCGTCCAGTGGGAGCAGCCCGCCATCGACAATCGCGTTGCCATGCTCTTGG TGAAAAGCAATGCAACGGTGCGAAGCCGACATTTTCTCGTTCCAATCATTAGTTTACTACTTTACGCGTTCCAACCAATCTTCGCTTGCATAGTTTAG